The Mastomys coucha isolate ucsf_1 unplaced genomic scaffold, UCSF_Mcou_1 pScaffold14, whole genome shotgun sequence genome window below encodes:
- the Klhl32 gene encoding kelch-like protein 32 isoform X2: MDVDTLHTVALSHPLVQASETATALVNEALEYHQSIYAQPVWQTRRTKPRFQSDTLYIIGGKKREVCKVKELRYFNPVDQENALIAAIANWSELAPMPVGRSHHCVAVMGDFLFVAGGEVEHASGRTCAVRTACRYDPRSNSWAEIAPMKNCREHFVLGAMDEYLYAVGGRNELRQVLPTVERYCPKKNKWTFVQPFDRSLSCHAGYVADGLLWISGGVTNTAQYQNRLMVYEPNQNKWISRSPMLQRRVYHSMAAVQRKLYVLGGNDLDYNNDRILVRHIDSYNIDTDQWTRCNFNLLTGQNESGVAVHNGRIYLVGGYSIWTNEPLACIQVLDVSREGKEEVFYGPTLPFASNGIAACFLPAPYFTCPNLQTLQVPHHRIGTV, translated from the exons ATGGATGTGGATACGCTCCACACGGTTGCCCTATCCCACCCCCTGGTCCAGGCAAGCGAGACGGCAACAGCCCTTGTCAACGAGGCCCTGGAATACCACCAAAGCATCTATGCACAGCCCGTGTGGCAGACCCGCAGGACAAAACCGCGATTCCAGTCAGATACTCTCTATATTATTGGTGGGAAAAAGCGTGAGGTTTGCAAAGTCAAGGAACTTCGGTACTTCAATCCTGTGGACCAGGAGAATGCTCTCATAGCCGCCATTGCCAACTGGAGTGAGCTGGCTCCCATGCCGGTGGGAAGGAGCCATCACTGTGTGGCAGTCATGGGGGACTTCTTGTTTGTAGCAGGAGGGGAAGTGGAACATGCCAGTGGCCGGACATGTGCCGTGAGGACTGCCTGTCGCTACGACCCCCGCAGTAATTCCTGGGCGGAGATAGCACCCATGAAAAACTGCCGGGAACATTTTGTGCTGGGTGCCATGGATGAATACCTCTATGCAGTAGGGGGCAGAAACGAACTGCGCCAAGTTCTACCTACAGTTGAACGATACTGCCCCAAGAAGAACAAGTGGACTTTTGTGCAGCCCTTTGACAGATCCCTCTCGTGTCACGCTGGATATGTGGCTGATGGTCTTCTTTGGATATCAG GTGGAGTGACAAACACAGCACAGTATCAGAACAGACTGATGGTATATGAACCTAACCAG aataAGTGGATAAGTCGAAGCCCCATGCTACAGAGAAGGGTCTACCACTCCATGGCTGCTGTCCAGAGGAAGCTTTATGTTCTTGGAGGCAATGATCTAGATTACAATAATGACCGGATCCTTGTACGTCACATAGACTCTTACAACATTGACACTGATCAGTGGACACGCTGTAATTTCAACCTGTTGACTG GCCAGAATGAATCTGGAGTTGCTGTCCATAATGGGAGAATATATTTAGTTGGTGGATATTCAATTTGGACAAATGAGCCTCTGGCTTGTATCCAG GTATTGGATGTAAGCAGAGAAGGCAAAGAGGAGGTGTTCTACGGACCTACACTTCCCTTTGCTTCGAATGGAATAGCAGCATGTTTCCTTCCGGCTCCGTATTTCACGTGCCCCAACCTTCAGACTCTGCAAGTGCCTCACCACCGGATCGGCACTGTCTGA